The following are encoded together in the Leisingera caerulea DSM 24564 genome:
- a CDS encoding AbrB/MazE/SpoVT family DNA-binding domain-containing protein, translating into MIETKIRKVGNSAVITLTTEMLTMLDAKEGDTLFVVRGDDGSLRVMAHDPSVAEALEAAEIVMDENRDLLQALA; encoded by the coding sequence ATGATTGAGACCAAGATCAGGAAAGTCGGAAACTCCGCTGTCATCACGCTGACGACGGAGATGCTGACAATGCTGGACGCCAAGGAAGGCGATACGCTGTTTGTGGTGCGCGGCGATGATGGCAGCCTTAGGGTGATGGCGCATGACCCCTCGGTGGCGGAGGCGCTGGAGGCGGCTGAGATCGTGATGGATGAGAACCGCGATCTGCTTCAGGCGCTTGCGTGA
- a CDS encoding LysR substrate-binding domain-containing protein has product MKNLPHLTFLRSFEAAARYLSFTSAADELNCTQSAVSNHVRSLEEFIGRPLFVRHPRSLSLTDVGEAYLPSVRHALQEIDSATQLLISQSHKREVVISCPVSLAEKWLINVVEDFTKAHPDIDLTIHSTIWVDVETNVSDISITINHVDDVMGPAVKLWDEKLALVCAPEYRVGGEALTRPEQLAEARLIHILGRPVYWEKIARHFGLTGIEHKGGLQTNSSNMGLEFAVNALGCVVLPKSLVRQQVASGRLVEPFTFDLDCPWTYFATFKDKAATPSVKHFKTWLLKAAAEMEL; this is encoded by the coding sequence ATGAAGAATCTCCCCCACCTGACTTTCCTGCGTTCGTTCGAGGCCGCCGCGCGTTATCTCAGCTTTACCTCAGCGGCGGATGAGCTGAACTGCACCCAGTCTGCTGTCTCAAACCATGTGCGCAGCCTGGAGGAGTTCATCGGGCGACCGCTGTTCGTGCGCCACCCGCGGTCCCTGTCGCTGACGGATGTGGGGGAGGCCTATCTGCCCTCGGTCCGCCACGCGCTGCAGGAGATTGATTCAGCAACGCAGCTGCTGATTTCGCAAAGCCATAAGCGGGAGGTGGTGATTTCCTGCCCGGTCAGCCTGGCGGAGAAATGGCTGATAAATGTGGTGGAGGATTTCACCAAGGCGCATCCGGACATCGACCTGACCATTCACAGCACCATCTGGGTGGATGTGGAGACTAATGTCTCCGACATCTCGATCACCATCAACCATGTGGATGATGTGATGGGACCGGCGGTGAAGCTGTGGGACGAGAAGCTGGCGCTGGTCTGCGCGCCGGAGTACCGGGTCGGCGGCGAGGCGCTGACCCGGCCGGAACAGCTGGCGGAGGCCAGGCTGATCCACATTCTGGGCCGCCCGGTTTATTGGGAGAAGATCGCCAGGCACTTCGGGCTGACCGGGATTGAGCATAAGGGCGGGCTGCAGACCAACTCCTCCAACATGGGGCTGGAATTTGCGGTCAACGCGCTGGGGTGCGTGGTGCTGCCGAAGTCTCTGGTGCGCCAGCAGGTGGCCAGCGGGCGGCTGGTTGAGCCGTTCACGTTCGATCTCGACTGCCCCTGGACCTATTTCGCCACCTTCAAGGACAAGGCGGCGACGCCCTCGGTCAAGCATTTCAAGACCTGGCTGCTGAAGGCTGCGGCGGAGATGGAGCTGTAA
- a CDS encoding MmgE/PrpD family protein — protein MTATFDRAADFTFGFTAAALPDTTREAASLMFLDTLGITIGATPMEAGRIARETAVALYGCGAQGLAARVMFDGRKVSVAGAAYAAATATDNLDGHDGYAPTKGHIGVVVIPAIAALAETVPDFSGPEALAITTLGYELAGRAALSLHATVSDYHTSGAWNALGVAAIAARMRGLSRAQLREALGIAEFHGPRSQMMREIASPSMLHDGSGWGAMAGMSAAVLAEKGFTGAPAITLEEDRVAGHWEDLGSFWQMEHQYVKPYPICRWAHAPIDALRQVMLEHGLTHEQLARIRINTFYESACLYPGIPATTSQAQYSLGFAVAVQAAYGRIGVEHISGEGLADPLVASIHERISVAEAARHSVRFPACRVADVVVTLTDGRVIESGDVHARGGPEAPFSQEDVVRKFMEFAAPVLGEARAGAIRDAVLGFTRADSKFSDLGRLIYDAPAP, from the coding sequence ATGACCGCCACCTTCGACCGCGCCGCCGACTTCACCTTCGGCTTCACCGCCGCCGCCCTGCCGGACACCACCCGCGAGGCGGCATCGCTGATGTTTCTCGACACCCTGGGCATCACCATCGGCGCCACCCCGATGGAGGCCGGCCGCATCGCCCGCGAAACCGCCGTGGCGCTTTACGGCTGCGGCGCGCAGGGATTGGCGGCGCGCGTGATGTTCGACGGCCGCAAGGTGAGCGTTGCAGGGGCCGCCTATGCCGCTGCAACCGCCACCGACAACCTGGACGGCCACGACGGCTATGCTCCGACCAAGGGCCATATCGGCGTGGTGGTGATCCCGGCCATCGCGGCGCTGGCGGAAACCGTGCCGGACTTTTCGGGCCCCGAGGCGCTGGCCATCACAACACTGGGGTATGAACTGGCAGGCCGCGCGGCCCTGTCACTGCACGCCACCGTCAGCGATTACCACACCTCCGGCGCCTGGAACGCGCTGGGGGTGGCGGCAATTGCGGCCCGGATGCGCGGCCTGTCCCGCGCCCAGCTGCGCGAGGCGCTGGGGATCGCCGAATTCCACGGCCCCCGCAGCCAGATGATGCGCGAGATCGCCAGCCCCTCGATGCTGCATGACGGCTCCGGCTGGGGCGCGATGGCCGGGATGTCGGCTGCGGTTCTGGCGGAGAAAGGCTTTACCGGCGCCCCGGCGATCACGCTTGAGGAAGACCGGGTGGCGGGACACTGGGAGGATCTCGGCAGCTTCTGGCAGATGGAACACCAATACGTGAAGCCCTACCCGATCTGCCGCTGGGCCCACGCCCCGATCGACGCTCTGCGGCAGGTGATGCTGGAGCACGGCCTGACCCATGAGCAGCTTGCCCGGATCCGCATCAACACCTTCTACGAAAGCGCCTGCCTCTACCCGGGTATCCCTGCGACCACCAGCCAGGCGCAGTATTCGCTGGGCTTTGCGGTGGCGGTGCAGGCGGCCTATGGCCGGATCGGGGTGGAGCATATCTCGGGCGAGGGCCTGGCGGACCCGCTTGTGGCCTCGATCCACGAGCGGATCTCGGTCGCGGAGGCCGCGCGCCATTCGGTCCGCTTCCCCGCCTGCAGGGTGGCCGATGTTGTGGTCACCCTGACCGACGGGCGGGTGATCGAGTCCGGCGATGTCCACGCCCGCGGCGGCCCCGAGGCGCCGTTTTCTCAGGAAGACGTGGTGCGCAAATTCATGGAATTCGCCGCCCCCGTGCTGGGCGAGGCCCGCGCCGGCGCAATCCGCGATGCGGTGCTGGGGTTCACCCGCGCAGACAGCAAATTCTCCGATCTGGGCCGTCTGATCTATGACGCGCCCGCACCCTGA
- a CDS encoding trimethylamine methyltransferase family protein yields the protein MARERRSGGRRGKSSRSGGSIEQLPWSQVKNTCPPFELLNPEQMDQLHATSMRILSEAGIRVMGENVMEIFEAAGAIVDRDNKTIRIDESIVAAALETVPRTFTLTARNRAKRITLGGDNVTFGLVAGPPNVHDCVNGRRQGNLTDYQNFIKLAHHFNAIHLIGNQVTAPLELPANNRHLDTYLANLTYSDLSFHCSAIGRGRALDGINMMAISRGQAPEQLKGDPGVITIISVNSPRLFDDAMGDGLIAMAEYGQPVTVTPFTLMGAMTPVTLPAALAQQNAEALFGVVLTQLVTPGTPVMYGSFTSNVDMRSGAPAFGTPENAKANIAGGQLARRYGIPYRTSNANASNAVDLQAAYETMMATWGAVLGGANTVYHAAGWLEGGLTASYEKFILDVEIIQNMIEFLKPMKFDADELGFDAIQSVPSGGHFFGAEHTMARYESAFYRPMLSDWQNYENWEAAGAKDALQRATGLWQQALRDYEEPAMDPAIREELDAYAARRREEIGAGEP from the coding sequence ATGGCACGCGAAAGGCGCAGCGGCGGACGCCGCGGCAAATCCTCCCGCTCCGGCGGCAGTATCGAGCAACTGCCCTGGAGCCAGGTGAAGAACACCTGCCCTCCGTTTGAGCTCTTGAACCCGGAGCAGATGGACCAGCTGCACGCCACCTCGATGCGGATCCTGTCGGAAGCGGGCATCCGGGTGATGGGCGAAAACGTGATGGAGATTTTCGAAGCTGCGGGCGCCATCGTCGACCGTGATAACAAGACCATCCGCATCGACGAAAGCATCGTTGCCGCGGCGCTGGAAACGGTGCCGCGCACGTTCACCCTGACCGCCCGCAACCGCGCAAAGCGGATCACCCTGGGCGGCGACAACGTGACCTTCGGACTGGTGGCCGGGCCGCCCAATGTCCATGACTGCGTCAACGGGCGGCGGCAGGGCAACCTCACCGACTACCAGAACTTCATCAAGCTGGCGCATCATTTCAACGCCATCCACCTGATCGGCAACCAGGTCACCGCGCCGCTGGAACTGCCTGCCAACAACCGCCATCTGGACACCTATCTGGCCAACCTGACCTATTCGGATCTGTCCTTCCACTGCTCTGCCATCGGCCGCGGCCGGGCGCTGGACGGAATAAACATGATGGCCATTTCCCGCGGCCAGGCGCCGGAGCAGCTGAAGGGCGACCCCGGCGTGATCACCATCATCTCAGTGAACTCGCCGCGGCTGTTTGACGATGCGATGGGCGACGGGCTGATCGCCATGGCCGAATACGGCCAGCCGGTGACGGTGACACCCTTCACCCTGATGGGCGCAATGACCCCGGTCACCCTGCCGGCGGCACTGGCCCAGCAGAACGCCGAAGCGCTGTTCGGGGTGGTGCTGACCCAGCTTGTGACCCCTGGCACGCCGGTGATGTATGGCTCCTTCACCTCGAACGTGGATATGCGCAGCGGTGCGCCCGCATTCGGCACGCCGGAAAATGCCAAGGCCAATATCGCCGGCGGCCAGCTGGCGCGGCGCTATGGCATCCCCTACCGGACCTCCAACGCCAATGCCTCCAATGCAGTGGACCTGCAGGCGGCTTATGAAACCATGATGGCGACCTGGGGCGCGGTGCTGGGCGGCGCCAATACCGTCTATCACGCGGCCGGATGGCTGGAGGGCGGCCTGACGGCGTCTTATGAGAAGTTCATCCTGGATGTGGAGATCATCCAGAACATGATCGAATTCCTGAAGCCGATGAAATTCGATGCGGACGAGCTGGGCTTTGACGCCATCCAGTCGGTGCCCAGCGGCGGCCATTTCTTTGGCGCCGAACACACGATGGCGCGCTATGAGAGCGCGTTTTACCGGCCGATGCTGTCGGACTGGCAGAACTATGAGAACTGGGAAGCCGCAGGCGCAAAGGACGCGCTGCAGCGTGCCACCGGGCTCTGGCAGCAGGCGCTGCGCGATTACGAGGAACCGGCGATGGACCCCGCCATCCGCGAGGAGCTGGACGCCTACGCGGCGCGGCGGCGGGAGGAAATCGGCGCCGGCGAGCCTTAA
- a CDS encoding aldehyde dehydrogenase family protein produces MDLQKFYIGGDWVTPHATREFPVLNPATEEQIGTIILGGDMDVDAAVAAAKGAFGSYSRTTREERIALLERLLEISIERREVLAQAMRAEMGAPISMARDAQADSGIGHLEAILEALKAQELRETLPNGDTLVREPIGVCGLITPWNWPVNQIALKVLPALATGCTCVLKPSEHTPMSAAVYAQMIHDAGYPAGVFNLIHGDGPTVGAGLSRHPDVDMMSFTGSTRAGIAVSKDAADTVKRVTLELGGKSPNLVFADADLEEKVTASVLECMYNTGQSCDAPTRMLVEQSCYDQVLEIARAAAEGQAVGDPEEEGDHIGPMFDRIQFDRVQSMIQTGIDEGATLLAGGPGRPEGLDKGWYVRPTVFADVTNDMAIARQEIFGPVLVIIPFEDEEDAIRIANDTPYGLAAYLQTGDPERAERVAARLRAGAVHINGGGFNYGSPFGGYKQSGNGREGGMLGLEDYQEVKTLHFG; encoded by the coding sequence ATGGACCTGCAAAAATTCTATATCGGCGGCGACTGGGTGACGCCGCATGCGACCCGGGAATTCCCGGTTCTGAACCCGGCAACAGAGGAGCAGATCGGCACGATCATCCTCGGCGGAGATATGGATGTGGATGCTGCGGTGGCCGCGGCCAAGGGCGCCTTCGGCAGTTACTCCCGGACCACGCGGGAGGAGCGGATTGCGCTGCTGGAGCGGCTGCTGGAGATCAGCATAGAGCGGCGCGAAGTGCTGGCGCAGGCGATGCGCGCCGAGATGGGCGCGCCGATTTCCATGGCGCGCGACGCGCAGGCCGATTCGGGGATCGGCCATCTGGAAGCCATCCTGGAGGCGCTGAAAGCCCAGGAGCTGCGCGAGACGCTGCCGAACGGCGACACCCTGGTGCGCGAGCCGATCGGCGTCTGCGGCCTGATCACGCCGTGGAACTGGCCGGTGAACCAGATCGCGCTCAAGGTGCTGCCGGCGCTGGCCACCGGCTGCACCTGCGTGCTGAAACCGTCGGAGCACACGCCGATGTCGGCCGCCGTCTATGCCCAGATGATCCATGATGCGGGCTATCCGGCGGGCGTGTTCAACCTGATCCACGGCGACGGGCCAACCGTCGGCGCCGGCCTGTCGCGGCATCCTGACGTGGACATGATGTCCTTCACCGGCTCGACCCGGGCGGGCATCGCAGTCTCTAAGGACGCCGCCGACACCGTCAAGAGGGTAACGCTGGAGCTGGGCGGCAAGTCCCCGAACCTGGTGTTTGCCGATGCCGACCTGGAGGAGAAGGTCACCGCCTCGGTGCTGGAGTGCATGTACAATACCGGCCAGAGCTGCGACGCGCCGACCCGGATGCTGGTGGAGCAAAGCTGCTATGACCAGGTGCTGGAGATCGCCAGGGCGGCGGCAGAGGGCCAGGCGGTGGGCGACCCGGAGGAGGAGGGCGATCACATCGGCCCGATGTTCGATCGGATCCAGTTCGACCGGGTGCAGAGCATGATCCAGACCGGCATAGACGAAGGCGCCACCCTGCTGGCGGGCGGCCCTGGCAGGCCCGAGGGTCTGGACAAGGGCTGGTATGTGCGCCCCACTGTCTTTGCCGATGTGACCAACGATATGGCCATCGCAAGGCAAGAGATCTTTGGCCCGGTGCTGGTGATTATCCCGTTTGAGGACGAGGAAGACGCCATCCGCATCGCTAATGACACGCCTTACGGTCTGGCGGCCTATCTGCAGACCGGCGATCCGGAGCGGGCTGAGCGGGTGGCCGCCCGGTTGCGTGCTGGCGCAGTGCACATCAACGGCGGCGGCTTCAACTACGGCTCTCCCTTCGGCGGCTACAAGCAGTCCGGCAATGGCCGCGAAGGCGGCATGCTGGGGCTGGAGGACTACCAGGAAGTCAAAACCCTGCACTTCGGCTGA
- a CDS encoding efflux transporter outer membrane subunit, translating into MSRSNWTARSVLLAGTLLCSCTVAGRDYQRPAFAVPASYYQTRTYATAQGAAETWWQGLNDATLDRLVAAGLAQNLNIKSARQRLKAAEAVRRASGRPEQVRGDLEGSSIFSRRESQDGSTSLDSAEIGATYVFDLFGGFQRRSERAVAERDAQFYQMATTRLAIVDAITRTYIEARFFQRGAAVTRKTIQLRQQILATVEELKAARAVLALDLERTKLQVASAKADLPGFISGYEAAVFALATLLDRDASEVFAMMQRGSGQPYPSTQPELGVPASLLRNRPDVLLAEAQLRSATADIGVTDAELYPSLEVTGSIEAFRGLPDLYQIGPSLRLPLFNRPVLRAFHERAIAEAKATEYDYRAAVRGAVEEVQAQQSALKSARQRTAAQARAVNLGTKVADLARETFRANEITLFDLLNTEEALRDNELNLIAARRDLALAWSRLQIALGKGWAPDQSPASAAAALAAAGSNPETE; encoded by the coding sequence ATGAGCAGATCCAATTGGACAGCCCGTTCCGTGCTGCTGGCCGGAACTCTCCTGTGCAGCTGCACCGTCGCGGGCCGGGATTACCAGCGTCCCGCCTTCGCGGTGCCGGCCAGCTACTACCAGACCCGCACCTATGCCACCGCGCAGGGCGCGGCAGAGACATGGTGGCAGGGACTGAACGATGCCACCCTGGACCGGCTGGTGGCGGCAGGGCTGGCGCAGAACCTGAACATAAAGTCTGCCCGCCAGCGCCTGAAGGCCGCCGAGGCCGTGCGCCGCGCCAGCGGCCGCCCGGAACAGGTGCGCGGCGATCTGGAAGGCAGCTCGATCTTCTCGCGCCGGGAATCGCAGGACGGCTCAACCAGCCTCGATTCCGCCGAGATCGGCGCCACGTATGTGTTCGACCTGTTCGGCGGCTTCCAGCGCCGCTCAGAACGGGCCGTTGCTGAACGCGACGCGCAATTCTACCAGATGGCCACCACCCGGCTGGCGATCGTCGACGCGATTACCCGCACCTATATCGAGGCGCGGTTCTTTCAGCGCGGCGCAGCGGTCACCCGCAAGACGATCCAGCTGCGCCAGCAGATCCTGGCCACGGTGGAGGAGCTGAAGGCCGCCCGCGCGGTCCTGGCGCTGGATCTGGAGCGCACCAAACTGCAGGTCGCCAGCGCCAAGGCGGATCTGCCGGGCTTCATCTCCGGCTATGAGGCCGCGGTCTTTGCCCTCGCGACACTGCTGGACCGCGACGCATCCGAGGTCTTTGCGATGATGCAGCGCGGTTCCGGCCAGCCCTATCCATCGACCCAGCCCGAACTGGGGGTGCCTGCCAGCCTGCTGCGCAACCGCCCCGATGTGCTGCTGGCCGAGGCCCAGCTGCGCAGCGCCACCGCCGATATCGGTGTCACCGACGCTGAGCTGTATCCGTCGCTGGAGGTGACCGGCTCCATCGAGGCGTTCCGCGGCTTGCCAGATCTTTACCAGATCGGCCCGTCGCTGCGGTTGCCGCTGTTCAACCGCCCGGTTCTGCGCGCCTTTCACGAACGCGCCATCGCCGAGGCCAAGGCCACCGAATACGATTACCGCGCGGCAGTGCGCGGCGCAGTAGAAGAGGTGCAGGCGCAGCAAAGCGCGCTGAAGTCTGCCCGCCAGCGCACAGCTGCACAGGCGCGGGCAGTCAATCTTGGCACCAAGGTTGCCGATCTTGCACGCGAGACCTTCCGGGCCAATGAAATCACCCTGTTCGATCTCTTGAACACCGAAGAGGCGCTGCGCGACAATGAGCTGAACCTGATCGCAGCCCGGCGCGACCTGGCGCTGGCCTGGTCCCGCCTGCAGATCGCATTGGGCAAGGGCTGGGCGCCGGATCAAAGCCCGGCCAGCGCAGCGGCGGCCTTGGCGGCGGCAGGGTCAAACCCTGAGACTGAGTAA
- a CDS encoding (Na+)-NQR maturation NqrM, with amino-acid sequence MSTFLLAFILLLIVTLGMSLGVMLMGKKIKGSCGGLNAISGADKCVVCSKDIDPDSPLRDKLQCKRARQMVEQMQQEQA; translated from the coding sequence ATGAGCACCTTTCTTTTGGCCTTTATCCTTCTGCTGATCGTGACCCTGGGCATGTCGCTGGGGGTGATGCTGATGGGCAAGAAGATCAAGGGCAGCTGCGGGGGCTTGAACGCGATTTCCGGGGCCGACAAATGCGTCGTCTGCTCCAAGGACATCGACCCCGACAGCCCGCTGCGCGACAAGCTGCAGTGCAAGCGCGCCCGGCAGATGGTCGAGCAGATGCAGCAGGAACAAGCCTGA
- a CDS encoding FAD:protein FMN transferase, translating into MPRRFLLALILPAVLLVTGCWFGSEPEEVRLSGQTMGTTYSVIAIGVDLDQEALAAEVDATLAAVNAKMSNWDPASEVSTFSAARSTAPVRVSPEFAHVLAAANDVHEKTGGKFDVTLGPLIELWGFGPRKPEDPVPSDAAIAEALEGVGQARLLTLDQEAGTLKKSAPETGINLSAIAKGYGVDAVAKTLQGFGVENYMVEIGGDLVTKGQNAKGEAWRIGIEKPDAAAQTVQLIVPVSDLGLATSGDYRNYFEHEGQRYSHILDPVAGRPVTHRTASVTVIAENAMLADAWATAMLVLGSAEGLKLAEQHKLAVFFIDRDVQAGEDAYMTSASSAFEALTGN; encoded by the coding sequence ATGCCCAGACGGTTTCTGCTTGCCCTGATCCTGCCCGCGGTGCTGCTGGTGACCGGCTGCTGGTTCGGCAGCGAGCCTGAGGAGGTCCGCTTGTCGGGCCAGACAATGGGCACCACCTACAGCGTGATCGCCATCGGCGTGGATCTGGACCAGGAGGCGCTGGCGGCGGAGGTGGACGCCACCCTGGCGGCGGTTAATGCCAAGATGTCGAACTGGGATCCAGCCTCGGAGGTCTCCACCTTTTCCGCCGCGCGCAGCACCGCGCCGGTGCGGGTGTCGCCGGAGTTTGCGCACGTGCTGGCCGCGGCCAACGACGTGCATGAGAAGACCGGCGGCAAGTTCGACGTGACCCTGGGCCCGCTGATCGAGCTGTGGGGGTTCGGCCCGCGCAAGCCGGAGGACCCGGTGCCATCGGATGCGGCTATTGCTGAAGCGCTGGAGGGAGTCGGGCAGGCGCGGCTGCTGACGCTGGATCAAGAGGCTGGCACCCTGAAGAAATCCGCGCCGGAGACCGGCATCAACCTGTCCGCCATCGCCAAGGGCTATGGCGTCGATGCGGTGGCGAAGACGCTGCAGGGCTTTGGGGTTGAGAACTATATGGTGGAGATCGGCGGCGATCTGGTGACCAAGGGGCAAAACGCCAAGGGCGAGGCCTGGCGCATCGGCATCGAGAAACCGGATGCGGCGGCGCAGACAGTGCAGCTGATCGTGCCCGTGAGCGACCTTGGGCTGGCGACCTCCGGCGATTACCGGAACTATTTCGAGCATGAGGGCCAGCGGTATTCCCACATCCTTGACCCCGTGGCGGGGCGGCCGGTGACGCACCGTACCGCCTCGGTCACGGTGATTGCGGAGAACGCGATGCTGGCGGATGCCTGGGCGACCGCGATGCTAGTTCTGGGCAGCGCGGAGGGGCTGAAGCTTGCCGAGCAGCATAAACTTGCCGTGTTTTTCATAGATCGGGACGTGCAAGCCGGCGAAGATGCCTATATGACGTCTGCCAGCAGCGCCTTCGAAGCGCTGACCGGAAACTGA
- a CDS encoding CBS domain-containing protein, whose translation MAPFSYQPPTRGDKAGQESHSQSPESNLSHGQSTVAKLLEAKGDAVFAIRPNDTVGHAVEALRDKRIGALVVTDQNGALQGILSERDIVRRLAETPGHTLPQLVEDIMTRDVKTCAPDDLLIDVAKVMNEGRFRHLPVVKDDRLCGMITVGDVVNFRLQELEYEALRMKQMIVG comes from the coding sequence ATGGCACCGTTCTCATACCAGCCTCCGACCCGGGGCGACAAGGCCGGCCAGGAAAGCCACAGCCAGTCGCCCGAGTCGAATTTGTCGCACGGCCAGTCGACCGTTGCGAAACTACTGGAGGCCAAGGGCGACGCGGTTTTTGCAATCCGCCCGAATGACACCGTCGGCCATGCGGTGGAGGCCCTGCGCGACAAGCGCATCGGCGCGCTGGTGGTGACCGATCAGAACGGTGCGCTGCAGGGCATCCTGTCGGAGCGCGACATCGTGCGGCGGCTGGCGGAAACGCCGGGCCACACCCTGCCGCAGCTGGTCGAGGACATCATGACCCGCGACGTCAAGACCTGCGCTCCGGACGACCTGCTGATCGACGTCGCCAAGGTAATGAACGAGGGCCGCTTCCGCCACCTGCCGGTGGTCAAGGACGACCGCCTTTGCGGTATGATCACCGTAGGCGACGTGGTGAACTTCCGCCTGCAGGAGCTGGAATACGAAGCCCTGCGCATGAAGCAGATGATTGTCGGCTGA
- a CDS encoding S8 family peptidase has translation MVVPVDPERGAVSLPGWRTVPLSSNRFQLVVNGELIDERATELRRIEDLIPILREAEAKLETEDENRAERSLRAAFGGRAFSAVLDETGALLLPTGEVAVGFETDITEDAALATLARYGARILRRLPLSAPAWLVTIPEEDGVALALALAGEPGVRFASPNFIEEVPERRAEAPPNALFAEQWHLENTGQGGGLPGADVNARAAWRFTRGAPEIVVCIIDSGVELAHPSFSAPGKIVAPFDAADGDTDPAPMASSHGTSCAGVAVAGWGTGDVVGIAPNCRLMPIRRAGISEHVRMAEAFSWAWQQGADVISCSFGYDGRPWILPDVVRAAMEEAIALGRQGRGAVIVWAAGNGNEAVSDDEWASHPETLAVAASTDIDKRAGYSDFGPEIDVCAPSSGGFRSITTSSNGGYTSFFGGTSSAAPLVAGVAALMLSVCPALTGAEVRAILRSTAVQIDVEEGEYDNTGHSRFYGYGRVDAARALEGISPLIEALRGSPALADIGLIDDFTAAYLAPSAAGQAILAYLNTRRFIILSLLKSDIAFRQRAQTVLETIIQFMKGGEHPDDITDAAVLALTGAAQDLIGASIPS, from the coding sequence ATGGTTGTCCCCGTCGATCCCGAACGCGGCGCAGTGTCGCTGCCAGGCTGGCGCACCGTGCCCCTGAGCAGCAACCGCTTCCAATTGGTCGTCAACGGCGAATTGATCGACGAACGCGCCACAGAGCTGCGGCGGATTGAGGACCTGATCCCCATCCTGCGCGAAGCCGAGGCCAAACTCGAAACAGAGGACGAAAACCGTGCTGAGCGCTCGCTCCGGGCCGCGTTTGGCGGGCGGGCCTTCTCAGCGGTGCTGGACGAGACGGGGGCGCTCTTGCTGCCCACCGGCGAGGTCGCGGTGGGGTTCGAGACGGACATCACCGAAGACGCCGCCCTGGCCACCCTGGCCCGCTACGGCGCCAGGATCCTGCGGCGGCTGCCCCTTTCGGCCCCCGCATGGCTTGTCACAATACCCGAAGAGGACGGAGTTGCGCTTGCTTTGGCTCTGGCCGGCGAACCCGGCGTGCGCTTTGCGTCGCCCAATTTCATAGAAGAGGTCCCCGAGCGCCGCGCCGAGGCACCGCCCAATGCCCTTTTCGCCGAACAATGGCACCTCGAAAATACCGGCCAGGGAGGCGGTTTGCCAGGCGCGGATGTCAACGCGCGCGCCGCTTGGCGTTTCACCCGCGGCGCGCCCGAAATCGTTGTATGCATCATAGACAGCGGCGTTGAGCTTGCTCATCCTTCGTTTTCCGCGCCGGGCAAGATCGTGGCCCCCTTTGACGCCGCCGATGGCGACACTGATCCAGCCCCCATGGCATCGTCCCATGGCACCTCTTGCGCGGGCGTGGCAGTGGCCGGATGGGGCACGGGCGATGTGGTGGGCATTGCGCCCAATTGCCGGCTGATGCCCATTCGCCGGGCCGGTATCAGCGAGCATGTCAGGATGGCGGAGGCGTTTTCCTGGGCCTGGCAGCAGGGGGCCGATGTGATTTCCTGCAGTTTCGGCTATGACGGGCGGCCCTGGATCCTGCCCGACGTGGTGCGCGCGGCGATGGAAGAAGCCATCGCGCTCGGCCGGCAGGGGCGCGGCGCGGTGATAGTGTGGGCGGCAGGCAACGGCAATGAGGCGGTCTCAGACGATGAATGGGCGAGCCACCCCGAGACGCTGGCCGTCGCCGCCTCGACCGATATCGACAAACGCGCCGGCTACAGCGATTTCGGCCCCGAGATCGACGTCTGCGCCCCGAGCAGCGGCGGTTTCCGGTCGATCACCACGTCGTCCAACGGGGGCTATACCAGCTTTTTCGGCGGAACGTCGTCGGCCGCGCCGCTGGTGGCGGGTGTCGCCGCGCTTATGCTGTCGGTCTGCCCTGCGCTGACCGGCGCCGAAGTCCGCGCCATCCTGCGCTCAACTGCTGTCCAGATAGATGTGGAAGAAGGCGAGTACGACAATACCGGCCACAGCCGGTTCTACGGATACGGCAGGGTCGATGCGGCCCGCGCGCTGGAGGGTATTTCGCCTCTTATCGAAGCGCTGCGCGGCAGCCCCGCCCTTGCCGACATCGGCCTGATTGATGATTTCACCGCCGCCTACCTTGCGCCCAGTGCCGCGGGTCAGGCCATCCTCGCATATTTAAACACCCGGCGTTTCATTATCCTTTCGCTGCTCAAGAGCGACATCGCGTTCCGGCAAAGGGCGCAGACCGTTCTCGAAACGATCATTCAATTCATGAAAGGAGGAGAACATCCAGACGACATCACAGACGCCGCAGTGCTTGCTCTGACAGGTGCAGCGCAAGACCTCATCGGCGCGTCCATACCTAGTTGA